Proteins encoded together in one Ciona intestinalis chromosome 1, KH, whole genome shotgun sequence window:
- the LOC100181982 gene encoding uncharacterized protein LOC100181982 codes for MSFQYNSKTKQFKVRIWEVLITSLLSTAKIAKDTSLQLYLKTTIVPDQEYQPNPALRRKSEVFRLNPSENNEPISENQSTDMFVWKGKEARLEFKNSLTLVYEDISKELVATSSLDISISVKRKKSFMTSKHKQQLQDPVLASVNLYMKEAVRKLMKDKYETQRHDIPGITRQAFSLDSVVTDNMRRRNGIETSSAPLERIRLRSLEGVKQTAVNNRCASDGDVHEIPGKNLRKSTQSVTSDVSSNVWLEDPVTESSSLESVTSHVTTPSPQVEVKISSQLTYNEPSFQMQMPKPEKTKDALHEKTHRGRNLIQKSRQKIRSTGHGLIPSSMKSSVTVVTAMDEEERSVGSPSEEIEPYGAPYISNLANRQHSYSTGSLVEVDESPSPSRYRRQNRFASTPDKRRYKPEHYKSSEKLGSRSIAVQMDPKDKNVSISMEKLAPRAEMKHSYGTSYNRRKTSETSCGSRPSILRKLVYDETTFVPNEMNNPCFVND; via the exons ATGTCTTTTCAatataacagcaaaacaaaacaatttaaagttcGTATATGGGAAGTTCTAATCACCAGTTTGCTGTCTACAGCAAAAATTGCAAAG GACACAAGTttacaactttatttaaaaacaacaatcgtACCAGACCAAGAATATCAACCAAACCCTGCCTTGAGAAGAAAATCAGAAGTTTTCCGTTTAAACCCAAGTGAAAATAATGAACCAATCAGTGAAAACCAATC gACCGACATGTTTGTTTGGAAAGGCAAAGAAGCACGATTGGAATTCAAAAACTCACTCACATTGGTGTATGAAGATATTTCTAAAGAATTAGTTGCCACTAGCTCATTAGAT ATAAGCATCTCGGttaaaagaaagaaatctTTTATGACAagcaaacataaacaacaactaCAAGATCCAGTGTTAGCAagtgttaatttatatatgaAAGAAGCTGTACGGAAACTAATGAAG GATAAATACGAGACTCAAAGACATGACATACCTGGTATCACCCGGCAAGCTTTTTCTCTGGATAGCGTTGTGACGGATAATATGAGGAGAAGAAATGGCATTGAAACCAGCAGTGCACCTCTAGAAAGGATCAGACTTCGATCACTGGAAGGAGTAAAACAAACGGCAGTAAATAACag ATGTGCCAGTGATGGTGACGTTCATGAAATACCTGGCAAGAATTTAAGAAAATCTACACAATCTGTAACAAGTGATGTTAGTAGCAATGTTTGGTTGGAGGACCCAGTTACTGAAAG TTCATCATTAGAAAGTGTTACATCACATGTTACAACCCCAAGCCCTCAAGTAGAAGTTAAAATATCTTCACAGTT gacCTACAATGAGCCAAGCTTTCAAATGCAGATGCCAAAGCCAGAGAAAACTAAAG ACGCATTACATGAAAAAACTCACCGTGGTCGAAACTTGATCCAGAAAAGTCGTCAGAAAATCCGATCTACAGGTCACGGATTAATTCCTTCTAGCATGAAGTCAAGCGTGACCGTTGTCACGGCGATGGATGAAGAAGAGAGATCAGTTGGATCTCCATCTGAAGAA ATTGAACCATATGGAGCACCTTATATAAGCAACCTTGCCAATCGCCAGCATTCCTATTCCACTGGTTCATTAGTTGAAGTGGATGAAAGCCCTTCTCCATCAAGGTATAGAAGGCAGAACCGGTTTGCTTCTACTCCAGATAAAAGACGCTATAAACCAGAGCACTACAAATCCAGTGAAAAATTGGGCAGTAGAAGTATTGCAGTTCAGATGGACCCTAAAGACAAAAATGTGTCTATATCGATGGAAAAACTAGCACCTAGAGCAGAGATGAAACACAGTTATGGAACGAGTTATAACAGAAGAAAAACTTCAGAAACAAGTTGTGGTTCTCGTCCTAGCATATTACGAAAACTAGTTTATGACGAGACTACTTTTGTGCCTAACGAAATGAACAATCCTTGTTTTGTGAATGATTAA